In Helianthus annuus cultivar XRQ/B chromosome 9, HanXRQr2.0-SUNRISE, whole genome shotgun sequence, the following are encoded in one genomic region:
- the LOC110895185 gene encoding probable prolyl 4-hydroxylase 9, producing the protein MKSRGKIGGWSTLGLPAVFILCIFVFFLGFFGSSLLSQQVENEFSLHPRRPRVLNQNEYEPLPRGDSGDDSLTTIPFQVLSWTPRAQYFPGFATAQQCESIIKMAEVRLSPSGLALRKGDTTESTKGVRTSSGMFISASEDKTGTLALIEKKIERATMIPRIHGEMFNVLRYEIGQRYLQHYDSFNPIEYGPQKSQRMASFLLYLSDVEEGGETMFPYENDESMSSTYDVEKCNGLKVKPRKGDGLLFYSLYPNGTIDPTSLHGGCAVIKGQKWVATKWIRNQEEFY; encoded by the exons ATGAAGTCCAGAGGTAAAATAGGCGGGTGGTCTACTCTTGGTTTACCTGCTGTTTTCATCTTATGTATCTTCGTCTTCTTTTTGGGATTCTTCGGTTCATCTTTATTATCTCAACAG GTTGAAAATGAATTTAGTTTACATCCAAGACGTCCTAGGGTACTCAACCAGAATGAATATGAACCGCTGCCTAGAGGAGATTCTGGTGATGACTCCTTAACCACCATTCCTTTTCAG GTATTAAGTTGGACGCCTCGAGCACAATACTTTCCAGGTTTCGCAACAGCACAACAATGTGAAAGCATAATCAAGATGGCTGAGGTTAGACTCTCGCCTTCAGGCTTGGCTTTACGGAAGGGAGATACAACTGAAAGTACAAAGGGAGTTAGAACAAG TTCTGGCATGTTCATAAGTGCATCTGAAGACAAAACGGGTACCTTAGCTCTCATTGAGAAGAAGATTGAAAGGGCTACAATGATCCCCAGAATTCATGGAGAG ATGTTCAATGTTTTAAGGTATGAGATTGGGCAGAGGTATCTTCAACATTATGATAGTTTTAATCCTATTGAGTACGGTCCACAGAAGAGCCAGCGG ATGGCTTCTTTCTTGTTGTATTTATCTGATGTTGAAGAAGGTGGCGAAACCATGTTTCCATATGAG AATGATGAAAGTATGAGTTCGACTTATGATGTCGAAAAGTGTAATGGCTTGAAAGTAAAACCACGAAAAGGTGACGGACTATTGTTTTATTCATTATACCCGAATGGTACTATTGACCCG ACATCGCTTCATGGGGGTTGCGCTGTAATCAAAGGCCAAAAATGGGTGGCCACGAAATGGATTAGGAATCAAGAAGAATTCTATTGA